Proteins encoded together in one Staphylococcus aureus window:
- a CDS encoding NupC/NupG family nucleoside CNT transporter, translating into MHILIGIIGIIFFLALAFLFSSDRKNIRWKYVGILLAIQLIFAFILLKTTMGIKVIGGISNGFNYLLLKAADGVNFVFGGIQYIDPKQPPFFFSVLLPIVFISAIIGILQYTKILPLIINVLGFLISKINGMGRLESYNAVAAAILGQSEVFISIKKQLPYIPKQRLYTLTASAMSTVSASIIGAYFTLIEPKYVVTAVVLNLFGGFIIASIINPYKVNEEDDKLLVEETEERQQSFFEMLGEYILDGFKVAVIVGAMLIGYIAIIALLNGIVSNIFSTVSGGAISWDFQTLIGFVFAPFAFLVGVPWQDAVQAGSVMATKLLSNEFVAMQALGKLSDLSEHAKGVTSVFLVSFANFSSIGIISGAIKSLNDKKGDTVARFGLKLLFGATLVSFISAAIAGFFI; encoded by the coding sequence ATGCATATTCTAATTGGGATTATCGGAATTATCTTCTTTTTAGCACTTGCGTTTCTATTTAGCTCAGACAGGAAAAATATTCGCTGGAAATATGTAGGAATTTTACTTGCAATTCAGCTTATCTTTGCATTTATCTTGCTTAAAACTACAATGGGAATCAAGGTTATTGGTGGTATTTCAAACGGTTTTAACTACTTATTATTAAAAGCAGCAGATGGTGTTAACTTTGTATTCGGTGGTATTCAATATATCGATCCTAAGCAACCACCATTCTTCTTCAGTGTATTATTACCTATCGTATTTATTTCAGCGATTATCGGTATCCTTCAATACACAAAGATTTTACCTTTAATCATTAATGTTTTAGGATTCTTAATTTCTAAAATTAATGGTATGGGACGTTTAGAATCATACAATGCAGTTGCTGCAGCAATTTTGGGACAATCTGAAGTATTTATTTCAATTAAAAAACAATTACCATACATACCTAAGCAACGTTTATACACATTAACAGCTTCAGCAATGTCGACTGTTTCTGCTTCAATTATCGGTGCATACTTTACCTTAATTGAACCTAAATATGTTGTAACGGCTGTTGTCTTAAACTTATTTGGTGGTTTCATCATCGCTTCAATTATTAACCCTTATAAAGTTAATGAAGAAGATGACAAATTATTAGTTGAAGAAACTGAAGAAAGACAACAATCATTCTTCGAAATGCTAGGAGAATATATTTTAGATGGATTTAAAGTAGCTGTCATTGTAGGCGCAATGTTAATCGGATACATTGCCATTATCGCTCTATTAAATGGAATTGTAAGCAATATCTTTAGTACAGTTTCAGGTGGCGCTATTTCTTGGGATTTCCAAACATTAATTGGTTTTGTCTTTGCACCATTTGCATTCTTAGTCGGTGTGCCATGGCAAGATGCAGTTCAAGCCGGTTCAGTTATGGCGACAAAACTATTATCTAACGAATTTGTAGCAATGCAAGCACTTGGTAAACTTAGTGATTTATCTGAACACGCAAAAGGTGTTACATCTGTATTCTTAGTATCATTTGCTAACTTTAGCTCTATCGGTATTATTTCAGGTGCGATTAAATCACTTAATGACAAAAAAGGAGATACAGTTGCCCGCTTTGGTTTGAAATTATTATTCGGTGCAACACTAGTATCTTTCATTTCAGCTGCAATCGCTGGATTCTTTATTTAA
- a CDS encoding protein arginine kinase produces the protein MTHNIHDNISQWMKSNEETPIVMSSRIRLARNLENHVHPLMYATENDGFRVINEVQDALPNFELMRLDQMDQQSKMKMVAKHLISPELIKQPAAAVLVNDDESLSVMINEEDHIRIQAMGTDTTLQALYNQASSIDDELDRSLDISYDEQLGYLTTCPTNIGTGMRASVMLHLPGLSIMKRMTRIAQTINRFGYTIRGIYGEGSQVYGHTYQVSNQLTLGKSELEIIETLTEVVNQIIHEEKQIRQKLDTYNQLETQDRVFRSLGILQNCRMITMEEASYRLSEVKLGIDLNYIELQNFKFNELMVAIQSPFLLDEEDDKSVKEKRADILREHIK, from the coding sequence ATGACGCATAATATTCATGATAATATCAGCCAATGGATGAAAAGTAATGAAGAAACACCAATTGTTATGTCTTCTAGAATTCGGTTAGCGCGTAATTTAGAAAATCATGTGCATCCACTAATGTATGCTACTGAAAATGATGGATTTAGAGTTATAAATGAGGTACAAGATGCCTTGCCAAACTTTGAATTAATGCGTCTTGATCAAATGGATCAACAAAGTAAAATGAAAATGGTTGCAAAGCATTTGATTAGTCCTGAACTAATAAAACAACCAGCAGCCGCAGTATTAGTGAATGACGATGAATCTTTAAGTGTCATGATAAATGAAGAGGACCATATTCGTATTCAAGCTATGGGAACTGACACGACATTACAGGCTTTATATAATCAAGCTTCATCAATTGATGATGAATTAGATCGAAGCCTTGATATAAGTTATGATGAACAACTTGGTTATTTAACTACATGTCCTACCAATATAGGTACTGGTATGAGAGCAAGCGTGATGCTACATTTGCCAGGTCTATCTATTATGAAAAGAATGACACGGATTGCTCAAACCATTAATCGTTTTGGATATACAATCAGAGGTATTTACGGTGAAGGTTCGCAAGTTTATGGACATACTTATCAAGTATCCAACCAACTTACACTTGGTAAATCTGAGTTAGAAATCATAGAAACATTAACAGAAGTTGTTAATCAAATCATTCATGAAGAAAAACAAATACGACAAAAGTTAGACACTTATAATCAATTAGAAACACAAGACCGTGTTTTTCGCTCGCTAGGTATTTTACAAAACTGTAGAATGATAACTATGGAAGAGGCTTCTTATAGATTAAGCGAAGTTAAACTTGGTATAGATTTAAATTACATTGAATTACAAAACTTTAAATTTAATGAATTGATGGTAGCTATACAGTCACCATTTTTATTAGATGAAGAAGATGACAAATCTGTAAAAGAAAAACGAGCAGATATACTAAGAGAACATATAAAGTAG
- the radA gene encoding DNA repair protein RadA: MAKKKVIFECMACGYQSPKWMGKCPNCGAWNQMEEIVEKAANPKHGVKTKELAGKVQKLNSIKHETTPRVLTDSAEFNRVLGGGIVSGSLVLIGGDPGIGKSTLLLQICASLSQKKKVLYITGEESLSQTKLRAERLDEDSSELQVLAETDLEVIYQTVKEEQPDLLVVDSIQTIYHPEISSAPGSVSQVRESTQSLMNIAKQMNIATFIVGHVTKEGQIAGPRLLEHMVDTVLYFEGDEHHAYRILRAVKNRFGSTNEMGIFEMKQSGLKGVNNPSEMFLEERSTNVPGSTIVATMEGTRPLLIEVQALVTPTTFNNPRRMATGIDHNRLSLLMAVLEKKENYLLQQQDAYIKVAGGVKLTEPAVDLSVIVATASSFKDKAVDGLDCYIGEVGLTGEVRRVSRIEQRVQEAAKLGFKRVIIPKNNIGGWTYPEGIQVIGVTTVHEVLSFALHS, encoded by the coding sequence TTGGCCAAGAAAAAAGTGATTTTTGAATGTATGGCTTGTGGTTATCAATCTCCTAAATGGATGGGGAAATGTCCTAATTGTGGCGCTTGGAATCAAATGGAGGAAATTGTTGAAAAAGCAGCCAATCCTAAACATGGAGTTAAAACCAAGGAATTAGCAGGTAAAGTACAAAAATTAAATAGTATTAAACATGAAACAACGCCGAGAGTGTTAACAGATTCAGCAGAATTCAACCGTGTATTAGGTGGAGGTATTGTGAGCGGATCGTTAGTACTTATTGGTGGGGATCCAGGTATTGGTAAGTCAACGTTACTTTTACAAATTTGTGCATCGTTATCTCAAAAGAAAAAAGTACTATATATTACTGGAGAAGAATCGCTTAGTCAGACTAAATTACGTGCAGAGCGATTAGATGAAGATTCAAGTGAATTGCAAGTATTAGCTGAAACAGATCTTGAAGTTATTTATCAAACAGTAAAAGAAGAACAACCTGATTTATTAGTAGTGGATTCGATTCAAACAATATATCATCCTGAAATCAGCTCTGCGCCAGGTTCTGTTTCACAAGTTCGTGAAAGTACACAAAGTTTAATGAATATTGCTAAACAAATGAACATTGCAACTTTTATAGTGGGTCATGTAACGAAAGAAGGTCAAATTGCTGGCCCAAGATTGCTAGAACACATGGTTGATACTGTGCTTTATTTTGAAGGCGATGAACACCACGCATATCGAATTTTGCGAGCTGTTAAAAACCGTTTTGGTTCAACGAATGAAATGGGAATCTTCGAAATGAAGCAAAGTGGATTAAAAGGTGTAAATAATCCATCTGAAATGTTTTTAGAAGAACGTTCAACAAATGTTCCAGGTTCAACAATTGTTGCAACCATGGAGGGAACCAGACCACTTTTAATAGAAGTTCAAGCGCTGGTAACTCCAACGACTTTTAACAATCCGAGACGAATGGCAACAGGGATTGATCATAATCGATTAAGTTTGTTGATGGCTGTTTTGGAAAAGAAAGAAAATTATCTATTACAACAACAAGATGCTTATATCAAAGTAGCTGGCGGTGTAAAGTTAACGGAGCCAGCAGTTGATTTAAGTGTAATTGTAGCAACTGCATCTAGCTTTAAAGATAAAGCTGTCGACGGATTAGATTGCTATATTGGAGAAGTTGGTTTAACGGGTGAGGTACGTCGTGTATCTCGGATAGAACAACGCGTGCAAGAGGCTGCAAAACTAGGTTTCAAACGTGTAATTATTCCTAAAAATAATATAGGCGGATGGACATATCCTGAAGGTATACAAGTAATAGGTGTAACTACTGTACATGAAGTATTGTCATTTGCTCTTCATTCATAA
- a CDS encoding ATP-dependent Clp protease ATP-binding subunit, with the protein MLFGRLTERAQRVLAHAQEEAIRLNHSNIGTEHLLLGLMKEPEGIAAKVLESFNITEDKVIEEVEKLIGHGQDHVGTLHYTPRAKKVIELSMDEARKLHHNFVGTEHILLGLIRENEGVAARVFANLDLNITKARAQVVKALGNPEMSNKNAQASKSNNTPTLDSLARDLTVIAKDGTLDPVIGRDKEITRVIEVLSRRTKNNPVLIGEPGVGKTAIAEGLAQAIVNNEVPETLKDKRVMSLDMGTVVAGTKYRGEFEERLKKVMEEIQQAGNVILFIDELHTLVGAGGAEGAIDASNILKPALARGELQCIGATTLDEYRKNIEKDAALERRFQPVQVDEPSVVDTVAILKGLRDRYEAHHRINISDEAIEAAVKLSNRYVSDRFLPDKAIDLIDEASSKVRLKSHTTPNNLKEIEQEIEKVKNEKDAAVHAQEFENAANLRDKQTKLEKQYEEAKNEWKNAQNGMSTSLSEEDIAEVIAGWTGIPLTKINETESEKLLSLEDTLHERVIGQKDAVNSISKAVRRARAGLKDPKRPIGSFIFLGPTGVGKTELARALAESMFGDDDAMIRVDMSEFMEKHAVSRLVGAPPGYVGHDDGGQLTEKVRRKPYSVILFDEIEKAHPDVFNILLQVLDDGHLTDTKGRTVDFRNTIIIMTSNVGAQELQDQRFAGFGGSSDGQDYETIRKTMLKELKNSFRPEFLNRVDDIIVFHKLTKEELKEIVTMMVNKLTNRLSEQNINIIVTDKAKDKIAEEGYDPEYGARPLIRAIQKTIEDNLSELILDGNQIEGKKVTVDHDGKEFKYDIAEQTSETKTPSQA; encoded by the coding sequence ATGTTATTTGGTAGATTAACTGAGCGTGCACAGCGCGTATTAGCACATGCCCAAGAAGAAGCAATTCGTTTAAATCATTCAAATATAGGAACAGAACACCTATTATTGGGGTTAATGAAAGAACCTGAAGGAATTGCTGCAAAAGTATTAGAAAGTTTTAATATCACTGAAGATAAAGTAATTGAAGAAGTTGAAAAATTAATCGGACATGGTCAAGATCATGTTGGTACATTGCATTATACACCTAGAGCTAAAAAAGTCATTGAATTATCGATGGATGAAGCTAGAAAATTACATCACAATTTTGTTGGAACGGAACATATTTTATTAGGCTTGATTCGTGAAAATGAAGGTGTTGCAGCAAGAGTTTTTGCAAATCTAGATTTAAATATTACTAAAGCACGTGCACAAGTTGTGAAAGCTTTAGGAAACCCTGAAATGAGTAATAAAAATGCACAAGCTAGTAAGTCAAATAATACTCCAACTTTAGATAGTTTAGCTCGTGACTTAACAGTCATTGCCAAAGACGGTACATTAGATCCTGTTATAGGACGTGATAAAGAAATTACACGTGTAATTGAAGTATTAAGTAGACGTACGAAAAACAATCCTGTGCTTATTGGAGAGCCAGGTGTTGGTAAAACTGCTATTGCTGAAGGTTTAGCGCAAGCCATAGTGAATAATGAGGTACCAGAGACATTAAAAGATAAGCGTGTTATGTCTTTAGATATGGGAACAGTAGTTGCAGGTACTAAATATCGTGGTGAATTTGAAGAGCGTCTGAAAAAGGTTATGGAAGAAATCCAACAAGCAGGTAATGTCATCCTATTTATTGATGAGTTGCATACTTTAGTTGGTGCTGGTGGTGCTGAAGGTGCTATCGATGCTTCGAATATTTTGAAGCCGGCATTAGCACGTGGTGAATTACAATGTATTGGTGCTACTACATTAGATGAATATCGCAAAAATATTGAAAAAGACGCGGCTTTAGAACGTCGTTTCCAACCTGTACAAGTTGATGAACCTTCAGTAGTAGATACAGTTGCTATTTTAAAAGGATTAAGAGATCGTTACGAAGCACACCATCGTATTAATATTTCAGACGAAGCTATTGAAGCAGCTGTTAAATTAAGTAACAGATACGTTTCAGATCGTTTCTTACCAGATAAAGCAATTGATTTAATTGATGAAGCAAGTTCTAAAGTAAGACTTAAGAGTCATACGACACCTAATAATTTAAAAGAAATTGAACAAGAAATTGAAAAAGTTAAAAATGAAAAAGATGCCGCAGTACATGCTCAAGAGTTTGAAAATGCTGCTAACCTGCGTGATAAACAAACAAAACTTGAAAAGCAATATGAAGAAGCTAAAAATGAATGGAAGAATGCACAAAATGGTATGTCAACTTCATTGTCAGAAGAAGATATTGCTGAAGTTATTGCAGGATGGACAGGTATCCCATTAACTAAAATCAATGAAACAGAATCTGAAAAACTTCTTAGTCTAGAAGATACATTACATGAGAGAGTTATTGGGCAAAAAGATGCTGTTAATTCAATCAGTAAAGCGGTTAGACGTGCCCGTGCAGGGTTAAAAGATCCTAAACGACCAATTGGTAGCTTTATCTTCCTTGGACCAACTGGTGTTGGTAAAACTGAATTAGCTAGAGCTTTAGCTGAATCAATGTTTGGCGATGATGATGCGATGATCCGTGTAGACATGAGTGAATTTATGGAAAAACACGCAGTGAGCCGATTAGTTGGTGCTCCTCCAGGATATGTTGGTCATGATGATGGTGGACAATTAACTGAAAAAGTTAGACGTAAACCATATTCTGTAATTTTATTTGATGAAATTGAAAAAGCTCATCCAGATGTATTTAATATTCTATTACAAGTTTTAGATGATGGACATTTGACAGATACAAAAGGACGTACAGTTGATTTCAGAAATACAATTATCATAATGACATCAAACGTTGGGGCACAAGAATTACAAGATCAACGATTTGCTGGATTCGGTGGTTCAAGTGATGGACAAGATTATGAAACAATTCGAAAAACGATGTTAAAAGAATTAAAAAATTCATTCCGTCCAGAATTTTTAAACCGTGTAGATGATATCATTGTATTCCATAAACTAACAAAAGAAGAATTAAAAGAAATTGTAACAATGATGGTTAATAAATTAACAAATCGATTATCTGAACAAAACATAAATATTATTGTAACTGATAAAGCGAAAGACAAAATCGCAGAAGAAGGATATGATCCAGAATATGGTGCAAGACCATTAATTAGAGCGATACAAAAAACTATCGAAGATAATTTAAGTGAATTAATATTAGATGGTAATCAAATTGAAGGTAAGAAAGTTACAGTAGATCATGATGGTAAAGAGTTTAAATATGACATTGCTGAACAAACTTCAGAAACTAAAACACCATCGCAAGCATAA
- the pdxS gene encoding pyridoxal 5'-phosphate synthase lyase subunit PdxS: MSKIIGSDRVKRGMAEMQKGGVIMDVVNAEQARIAEEAGAVAVMALERVPSDIRAAGGVARMANPKIVEEVMNAVSIPVMAKARIGHITEARVLEAMGVDYIDESEVLTPADEEYHLRKDQFTVPFVCGCRNLGEAARRIGEGAAMLRTKGEPGTGNIVEAVRHMRQVNSEVSRLTVMNDDEIMTFAKDIGAPYEILKQIKDNGRLPVVNFAAGGVATPQDAALMMELGADGVFVGSGIFKSEDPEKFAKAIVQATTHYQDYELIGRLASELGTAMKGLDINQLSLEERMQERGW; this comes from the coding sequence ATGAGTAAAATTATTGGATCAGACAGAGTCAAAAGAGGTATGGCTGAAATGCAAAAAGGCGGCGTTATTATGGATGTCGTTAATGCTGAGCAAGCAAGAATTGCAGAAGAAGCTGGCGCGGTAGCAGTTATGGCATTAGAACGAGTACCTTCTGATATTAGAGCTGCTGGTGGTGTTGCACGTATGGCAAACCCTAAAATTGTAGAAGAAGTAATGAATGCTGTTTCTATTCCAGTCATGGCTAAAGCACGTATTGGTCATATCACTGAAGCAAGAGTATTAGAGGCGATGGGTGTTGACTATATTGATGAATCAGAAGTGTTAACACCAGCAGATGAGGAATATCACTTAAGAAAAGATCAATTTACAGTACCATTTGTATGTGGATGTCGTAATTTAGGTGAAGCTGCGCGTAGAATTGGTGAAGGTGCTGCTATGTTACGTACTAAAGGTGAACCAGGTACAGGTAATATTGTTGAAGCTGTAAGACATATGAGACAAGTTAATTCAGAAGTTAGTCGATTGACTGTAATGAATGATGATGAGATTATGACTTTTGCGAAAGATATCGGTGCGCCTTATGAAATTTTAAAACAAATTAAAGACAATGGTCGTTTACCGGTAGTTAACTTTGCAGCTGGTGGCGTTGCGACTCCTCAAGATGCTGCTTTAATGATGGAATTAGGTGCTGACGGTGTATTCGTTGGATCAGGTATTTTTAAATCAGAAGATCCAGAAAAATTTGCTAAAGCAATTGTTCAAGCAACAACACATTACCAAGACTATGAACTAATTGGAAGATTAGCAAGTGAACTTGGCACTGCTATGAAAGGTTTAGATATCAATCAATTATCATTAGAAGAACGTATGCAAGAGCGTGGTTGGTAA
- a CDS encoding UvrB/UvrC motif-containing protein, with product MLCENCQLNEAELKVKVTSKNKTEEKMVCQTCAEGHHPWNQANEQPEYQEHQDNFEEAFVVKQILQHLATKHGINFQEVAFKEEKRCPSCHMTLKDIAHVGKFGCANCYATFKDDIIDIVRRVQGGQFEHVGKTPHSSHKKIALKRKIEEKNEYLKKLIEIQDFEEAAIVRDEIKALKAESEVQHDDA from the coding sequence GTGCTTTGTGAAAATTGTCAACTTAATGAAGCGGAATTAAAAGTTAAAGTTACAAGTAAAAATAAAACAGAAGAAAAAATGGTGTGTCAAACTTGTGCTGAGGGGCACCATCCGTGGAATCAAGCTAATGAACAACCTGAATATCAAGAACATCAAGATAATTTCGAAGAAGCATTTGTTGTTAAGCAAATTTTACAACATTTAGCTACGAAACATGGAATTAATTTTCAAGAAGTAGCGTTTAAAGAAGAAAAACGTTGCCCATCATGTCATATGACTTTGAAAGATATTGCACATGTTGGTAAATTTGGGTGTGCTAATTGTTATGCAACATTTAAAGATGACATCATTGATATCGTCCGCAGAGTTCAAGGTGGACAATTTGAGCACGTTGGAAAGACACCACATTCTTCACATAAAAAGATAGCTTTAAAGCGAAAAATCGAAGAAAAGAATGAATATTTGAAAAAACTTATTGAAATCCAAGATTTTGAGGAAGCAGCCATTGTTAGAGATGAAATTAAAGCACTAAAAGCTGAGAGTGAGGTGCAACATGATGACGCATAA
- the pdxT gene encoding pyridoxal 5'-phosphate synthase glutaminase subunit PdxT, producing MKIGVLALQGAVREHIRHIELSGHEGIAVKKVEQLEEIEGLILPGGESTTLRRLMNLYGFKEALQNSTLPMFGTCAGLIVLAQDIVGEEGYLNKLNITVQRNSFGRQVDSFETELDIKGIATDIEGVFIRAPHIEKVGQGVDILCKVNEKIVAVQQGKYLGVSFHPELTDDYRVTDYFINHIVKKA from the coding sequence ATGAAAATAGGTGTATTAGCATTACAAGGTGCAGTACGTGAACATATTAGACATATTGAATTAAGTGGTCATGAAGGTATTGCAGTTAAAAAAGTTGAACAATTAGAAGAAATCGAGGGCTTAATATTACCTGGTGGCGAGTCTACAACGTTACGTCGATTAATGAATTTATATGGATTTAAAGAGGCTTTACAAAATTCAACTTTACCTATGTTTGGTACATGCGCAGGATTAATAGTTCTAGCGCAAGATATAGTTGGTGAAGAAGGATACCTTAACAAGTTGAATATTACTGTACAACGAAACTCATTCGGTAGACAAGTTGACAGCTTTGAAACAGAATTAGATATTAAAGGTATCGCTACAGATATTGAAGGTGTCTTTATAAGAGCCCCACATATTGAAAAAGTAGGTCAAGGCGTAGATATCCTATGTAAGGTTAATGAGAAAATTGTAGCTGTTCAGCAAGGTAAATATTTAGGCGTATCATTCCATCCTGAATTAACAGATGACTATAGAGTAACTGATTACTTTATTAATCATATTGTAAAAAAAGCATAG
- a CDS encoding PLP-dependent aminotransferase family protein — protein MKNTLYHQLYEKLKKQIIEGQFKEGDKFYSKRQLSKHLSISQTTVEHAYQLLLDEGYIYSRPRSGYFVSEIESLTILNNQPIPSLFDDDSYKPKASDEAYDYAFNLDEIDTKHFPIELFRKYSKDLYDTNHLNQLRRGHFQGELHLRFQLAFYLFTNRGVICDPNQIIIGSSTEQLVNQLVDLLYTSTFIIEKPSYPPIKNILDKKQVEYEQIEVEDNGINVDEVIKSQKNIVYITPSHQFPTGYVMDLKKRTQLIQWAQEKEERFIIEDDYDSEFRYFGKPIPAIQGLYSRGEKVIYISTFSKSIFPSCRVAYMVLPYSIMKKYHSQNHIEGNTVPVHMQNLIATFISSGGFERHLNKMRRIYRRKLTYILKRLKPYKEQLDIQGAETGMHFTITVKNGLTLQECLDRANKVKLKLQVYNFDDDQDYKKTPKFILGFGGIDDDALKPHVDALIKSLIIK, from the coding sequence TTGAAAAACACTTTATACCATCAACTTTATGAAAAATTAAAAAAACAAATAATTGAAGGTCAATTTAAAGAAGGCGATAAATTTTATTCTAAAAGACAATTAAGCAAACATTTATCTATTAGCCAAACAACCGTAGAGCATGCATATCAACTTCTATTAGACGAAGGTTACATTTATTCAAGACCTCGCTCTGGATATTTTGTGTCCGAAATTGAATCTTTAACAATTTTAAACAATCAACCTATCCCCTCTCTTTTTGATGATGATTCATATAAACCAAAAGCGAGTGATGAAGCTTATGATTATGCTTTTAATTTGGATGAAATAGATACGAAACATTTCCCTATAGAACTTTTCAGAAAGTATTCCAAAGATCTTTATGATACAAATCATTTAAATCAATTACGTAGAGGACATTTTCAAGGAGAATTACATTTGCGGTTTCAACTGGCATTTTATTTATTTACTAATCGTGGCGTAATTTGTGATCCTAATCAAATTATAATTGGCTCATCTACCGAACAATTAGTAAATCAATTAGTCGATTTACTTTATACTTCAACATTTATTATCGAAAAACCTAGTTATCCACCAATCAAAAATATTTTAGATAAAAAACAAGTTGAATATGAACAAATTGAAGTTGAAGATAATGGAATAAACGTAGATGAAGTTATTAAATCACAAAAAAATATAGTATATATAACGCCTTCCCATCAATTTCCAACTGGATATGTGATGGACTTAAAAAAACGAACTCAATTAATACAATGGGCTCAAGAAAAAGAAGAACGATTTATTATAGAAGATGATTATGATTCCGAGTTTAGATATTTCGGCAAACCCATTCCAGCAATTCAAGGTCTATATTCAAGAGGAGAAAAAGTGATTTATATCAGTACATTTTCAAAGTCTATTTTTCCTAGCTGTCGAGTTGCATATATGGTGTTACCCTATTCTATAATGAAAAAATATCATTCTCAAAATCACATTGAAGGCAACACTGTACCTGTTCATATGCAAAACCTTATTGCAACGTTTATATCTTCCGGTGGTTTTGAAAGGCATTTAAATAAAATGAGACGAATTTATCGTAGAAAACTAACCTATATTTTAAAAAGATTGAAACCTTACAAAGAGCAGCTTGATATTCAAGGTGCTGAAACGGGTATGCATTTTACAATTACAGTAAAAAATGGATTAACATTACAAGAGTGTCTTGATAGAGCAAACAAAGTAAAGTTAAAATTACAAGTTTATAATTTTGATGATGATCAAGACTATAAGAAAACCCCTAAATTTATATTAGGCTTTGGCGGTATAGACGATGATGCTTTAAAACCGCATGTAGACGCTCTAATAAAATCATTAATTATAAAGTAA
- a CDS encoding CtsR family transcriptional regulator, with product MHNMSDIIEQYIKRLFEESNEDVVEIQRANIAQRFDCVPSQLNYVIKTRFTNEHGYEIESKRGGGGYIRITKIENKDATGYINHLLQLIGPSISQQQAYYIIDGLLDKMLINEREAKMIQAVIDRETLSMDMVSRDIIRANILKRLLPVINYY from the coding sequence ATGCACAATATGTCTGACATCATAGAACAATACATCAAACGTTTATTTGAAGAGTCGAATGAAGATGTCGTTGAAATTCAGAGAGCGAATATCGCACAGCGTTTTGATTGCGTACCATCACAATTAAATTATGTAATCAAAACACGATTCACTAATGAACATGGTTATGAAATCGAAAGTAAACGTGGTGGTGGTGGTTACATCCGAATCACTAAAATTGAAAATAAAGATGCAACAGGTTATATTAATCATTTGCTTCAGCTGATTGGACCTTCTATTTCTCAACAACAAGCTTATTATATTATTGATGGGCTTTTAGATAAAATGTTAATAAATGAACGTGAAGCTAAAATGATTCAAGCAGTTATTGATAGAGAAACGCTATCAATGGATATGGTTTCTAGAGATATTATTAGAGCAAATATTTTAAAACGTTTGTTACCAGTTATAAATTATTACTAA